The Actinocorallia herbida DNA window TCCGCGTGGAAGGTCGCGCAGTGCTTCGGGTCGGCGGTCTCGGCGCAGGCCTTGGCGTTGGAGGGGGCCTCGCCGAACCATTCCGAGACCGCGGCGTTGGCCTTCGGGGAGATGATCCAGTCCATCCACTTGTAGGCGCAGTTGGGGTTCTCGGCCCGGCTGGAGATCATCCAGGTGTCGGACCAGCCGGTCGCGCCTTCCTTGGGCAGGGTCACGTCGACCTTGGCGCCGTCGGCCTGGGCGAGGTTGGCGATGACCTGCCAGGTGGTGCCGAGCACGGAGTCGCCGCTGGAGAAGGCCTGGAGCTCCTTGGTGTAGTCCGACCAGTACTCGCCGATGAGGCCGTTCTGCGCCTTGAGGAGGGTGACCGCGGCGTCGAACTGGTCCTGGTCGAGCGCGTACGGGTTCTTGATGCCGAGGTCGGGCTCGGTCGCCATCAGGTACAGGGCCGCGTCGGCGATGTAGATGGGCGAGTCGTAGGCCGTGATGTTGCCCTTGTACGGGGAGTTCGCGTCGAAGACGGCGCCCCAGGAGTCGGGCGCCGGGGAGACCTTGTCGGTGCGCCACATCAGCAGGTTGGCTCCGCGGCCGTGCGGGACGCCGTAGGAGACCCCGTTGACGGAGTTGTGCCGCTGGTTCTTGAGCGCCGGGTACACGTCGGCGTAGTTCGGGATGAGGCCGGTGTTGACGGGGGCGACGTCGCCGCCCGCGATGAGCCGGAGCGAGGCGTCGCCGGAGGCCGAGACGAGGTCGTACTCGCCGGTCTTCATCAGCGTGACCATCTCGTCGGAGGTGCCCGCGACCTTGCTGTTGACGGTGCAGCCGGTGGTCTTCTCGAACTCGGTGACCCAGTCGACCTTCGGGTCGGTCGACCCGTCCTCGACGTAGCCCGCCCAGTTGACGATGTTGACCTGGCCTTCGGGGGCGCCGACGGCGGTGGCCGCGGGGAGGTCGGGGACCTTGAAGCCCTGTTCCGCGGTGACGGCGTCGTCATCGCCGCCGCCGCAGCCGGTGAGCAGGGCAAGGGCCAGGGCCGCCGAAGAGGCGACTCCGGCCGCGCGCTTGGACCACATAGGGGTTTCTCCTTGATGGGGGTTGAGGGGTTAAGGAGATGGCGTGGGGGTTCAGGACACGGCGAACTCGTGCGCGGGGTCCCAGGTGAGCCGGACCCTTCGGGTGCGCAGGGAGGCCGCTCCTGCGGGGTCCGAGGTGTTCTGCCGGACGGCGACGACCCGGCCGCCCCCGTCCTCCAGGTCCACGACGTACCGGGTGACCGACCCGGCGTAGACGACCTCGGCGACGGTGCCGAAGGCGTGGCCGTGCCCGTCGGGGGCCGGGGCGTCGGGGTCGGCGTGCAGGCGCACCTTCTCGGGCCGGACGCGGCCGCCACCGAGCCGGTTGGAGGTCCCGACGAACCCGGCGACGAACTCGGTCGCGGGCCGCTCGTAGACCTCCTCGGGGGTGCCGACCTGTTCGATCTGGCCCGCGTTGAACACCGCGATCCGGTCGGACATGGTGAGCGCCTCCTCCTGGTCGTGGGTGACGAACAGGAACGTGATCCCGGCGCGGCGCTGGATCTCCTTGAGCTCGACCTGCATCTGCTCGCGCAGCTTGAGGTCGAGGGCGCCGAGCGGCTCGTCGAGGAGGAGCACGCGGGGTTCGTTGACGAGGGCGCGGGCCAAGGCGACGCGCTGCCTTTGGCCGCCCGACAGCTCCGACGGCTTGCGGCCGCCGAAGCCGTCGAGGCGTACCGAGCGCAGGGCTTCTTCGGCTCGCGCCCGGCGGTCCTTCTTCCCGACCTTCCGGACCATCAGCCCGTACTCCACGTTCTGCGCGACCGTCATGTGCGGGAACAGCGCGTAGTCCTGGAAGACGGTGTTGACGTCCCGGTCGAACGGGGCGAGGCGGGTCACGTCGCGGCCGTC harbors:
- a CDS encoding ABC transporter substrate-binding protein, translated to MWSKRAAGVASSAALALALLTGCGGGDDDAVTAEQGFKVPDLPAATAVGAPEGQVNIVNWAGYVEDGSTDPKVDWVTEFEKTTGCTVNSKVAGTSDEMVTLMKTGEYDLVSASGDASLRLIAGGDVAPVNTGLIPNYADVYPALKNQRHNSVNGVSYGVPHGRGANLLMWRTDKVSPAPDSWGAVFDANSPYKGNITAYDSPIYIADAALYLMATEPDLGIKNPYALDQDQFDAAVTLLKAQNGLIGEYWSDYTKELQAFSSGDSVLGTTWQVIANLAQADGAKVDVTLPKEGATGWSDTWMISSRAENPNCAYKWMDWIISPKANAAVSEWFGEAPSNAKACAETADPKHCATFHADDEDYFKQIWYWTTPIAQCLDGRTDIECVDYSEWTRAWTAIKG
- a CDS encoding ABC transporter ATP-binding protein, which produces MSERQVAVRLRGVRKSFGGVEAVAGVDLDVHDGEFFSMLGPSGSGKTTVLRMIAGFEQATAGAVELDGRDVTRLAPFDRDVNTVFQDYALFPHMTVAQNVEYGLMVRKVGKKDRRARAEEALRSVRLDGFGGRKPSELSGGQRQRVALARALVNEPRVLLLDEPLGALDLKLREQMQVELKEIQRRAGITFLFVTHDQEEALTMSDRIAVFNAGQIEQVGTPEEVYERPATEFVAGFVGTSNRLGGGRVRPEKVRLHADPDAPAPDGHGHAFGTVAEVVYAGSVTRYVVDLEDGGGRVVAVRQNTSDPAGAASLRTRRVRLTWDPAHEFAVS